The Nodosilinea sp. PGN35 DNA segment GGTGCAGAATTGGGCAGGCTATAATAAGTGAAACAATGAATCCCATAAATAGGTCATAACTCCTATTTATACAGACCTCGTTATCGATTTCTGGCTCCCCTGAGTTAGACCATAAACGAGTACTGGCAGTTAGAACGCAAAAGCTGTTGCGCTAGATTCAGGCAGTTTATCGCCATAGATTACCTGAATCAGTGCCGAAATGCTTGGCATGGGCGTACAGCGTCTAGCGTTTAGCTGCTATTTTCACAATCCAAACAGGTCATAGGCTAAGGGATTTCAAACCCTAACTCATCAAGCCTGATCCTTTAGTCGGTGCCCCCACTTCACGGCTCTCAAATCAAGCTAGCTGCCCAGGTACTGGCTGCCAGGTAATCGATCTACCTGGCAGCAGGGGCCTTTGTTTTATCTAGGCGCTCGATCGCCCCTTGTCGTTGCCAAGAAAACTTTTTGGCAACGACCCATTGCTAAATCAATTCTTCAGTCAACCCAGACGCGAACGGGCTGCCGTTTTAGGCCATTTCCCTTCACCCTTCTGCCGCCATGACTACTCCATTGCTCCACTCTGCTACCCATCGCACCCTCCCCTCCTTACTTAAAACCGACGATCGCACCCCCATCGCGCCCGATCGCACCCTCAACCAGTGGCGCAATGGTCGCTGGCAGTCGTTCTCCACCGAGGCGCTGCAGCGGGCGGTGGAGGAGTTGGCCCTGGGACTAGAGACCTTTGGGCTGAAGCGGGGCGATCGCATTGCCCTGATCATGCACAGCGACGTGGGGTTTGCGATCGCCGACCTCGGCACCCTGCTGGCCGGGTTTGTCAACGTGCCCATCGACCTTACTCAGACCATCGAAAACATTCTGCTAATTTTGCAGGAGGTGGAAGCGCCCCTGCTGGTGGTGTCTAATCTTGACCTACTCGACCAGATCCGGCCCTATCTGTGGGAGGTGCCCACCTTGAAGGCTGTGATTGTGGCTGAGGTGGCTGAGAAGTGGGGGGGTGGGAGAGTGATGGAGTGGGGAGATGAGGGAGAGGGAGGAGCAAGCTTGCCGACTCCGTCCCCTGATGCTTGTTTGCAGATTCCTCACCTGCTGTGTGAGGCTCAGGTGCAGCAGCCCTGTCCGCCGGTACCCATGCCCCAGAGTCTGCGGGTGTGCTCGTTGGCCGAGGTGCGTCGCTGGGGGCGGCAGCGGTGGTCGGCCCAGGCGGTTCAGGCTCTGGAGGATGCGATCACCCCCGCCGATCTCGCCACCGTCATCTACATCGCTAGCGAGACCAAGCGCCCCAAGGGGGTGATGCTCAGCCACGGGGCGATCGCCGCCAATGCCCTGGCCGCCTTTGCCAGCTACCCTCACCTCCAGCATGGCCCCGACGAGGTGGCCCTGCTATTTTTGCCCCTCACCCACATCTTTGCCCGTGTGTTTTTGTATGGGCACTTGGCCTGGGGCCACAGCATTTACTTTTCCGACCCCAACCACCTGGTCAAGCACCTGCGCCGGGTCAGGCCCACCTTCGTGATCACCGTGCCCCGGTTTTTAGAAAAAGTCCACGAGCGCATTCTCGACCACGCCCACCACCTCAGTCGCTTCGATCGCCGCGTGCTGCTCTGGGCCATCCAGCTCACCGCCCGGTTTGACCCCAACCAGCCGCCCCAGGGGCTCTACCGCCTGCAAATGCAGCTGGCCGAACGGCTGGTATTCCCCAAATGGCGCGCGGTGTTTGGCGGGCGGCTCAAAGCCTGCATCTGCGGCGGCGCGGCCCTTTCCGGCGACCTGGTGAAATTTTTTTCGGCAGCGGGGGTGCCCGTCTACCAGGGCTACGGCCTCACCGAAACCAGCGGCGTGCTCACCTACACCCGTGAGGGCCACAACCGCCCCGGCACCGTTGGCCCCCCCATCCCCGGCGTCGAAGTGGCGATCGCCCCTGATCAGGAAATTCTCGTCCGCGCCCCCTTCCTCATGCAGGGCTACTACCGTGACCCCAAAGCTAGCAACGCCGCCCTCACCGCCGACGGCTGGCTGCACACAGGCGACCTCGGCCACCTCGACGCCGACGGCTTTCTCACCGTCACCGGGGTCAAAAAGGCCCTGTTCAAACTCTGCACCGGCAAATACGTCTCCCCCCGCCCCCTGGAAGAAGAACTATCCGCCTCCCCTCTCGTCGCCCAGGCCGTCACCGTCGGAGCCAACCGCAAATTCTGCGCCATGGTGATCGTCCCCGAACTGGAGCCCCTCCGTCGTCAAGCCCAGGCCTGGGACCTCGACACTGCCTCCCCCGACTGGTGGCACCACCCCCGCATCACCGCCCTCTACCAAAGCCTGATCGACAGCGCCAACTGTCACCTGCCCTACTGGGCCACCGTGCGCAAGTTTGCCCTGGTCGAGCGCAGCGAGGAGCTGGCAGCGGCGGTGGAGAGGCTGTATGGGGATGGGGGCGGTCGGGGAGATAGGGAGGATGGGGAAGGTGGAGGGGAGAGTTGTCCGGTGTATGCGCGATCGCTGGTGGGAGGGTGAAAATGTAGAGTTTTGAGTTTTAAGTTTTGAGTTTTAAGTTTTGAATTAAAGACGTAGCGTGGGTTAGGTGATCAGAGGAAAAATGGAAAAATCGACTGATCAAGTGCCGCCGTAACCCACGATCTTTCTCAAAAAGAATCCCAATTTTTCAGGAGGTGGTTTGAGTAGTTTTAACGATCGCAGTGAGAATACGTATTAGTTCATCAATTTGGCCCAGCTCAGCTCTAAGCTCAATGTCAGCCAGATTCGATTCTTTGAGAAGGCGCAGCCAATACCTTGTCTCTCTAGCTTCCTTAGAAGCGATCGCCATTTTCGATAAAAAGTCTCTTCGGCTCTGTGCCGCTGTGGCCTCTTCAACATTAGCGCCAATACTAGTACCACTCCGCAACAGTTGCTTAGAAATCACAAACTCTCTCTGAACCTGTAATTGCTTATAAAGAGCAATGATCCCCAACGCAAACTCAAAACTCTTCCTCTGAGCAATACTCTCAGCCATAGCCTCACCCTATACCCAACCCCTAAAATTCCCAATTCTTCCTCACTTTCACCTAAAACCCCAAAACTCCTTGCCCCTCCCCCAATTCAAAACTCAAAACTTAAAACTAAGAACTTAAAACTCTCCACCCCTCCCCAAACTCAAAACTCAAAACTAAGAACTCAAAACTTCCCAAGGAGCCCACCATGCAACCACCCTTCCGCACCGCCGCCGTCCTCGGAGCCGGGGTCATGGGTACCCAGATCGCCGCCCATCTGGCCAACGCCGGGCTGACGGTTCACCTGCTAGAACTTCCCGCCAAAGAGGGCAACAAAAACGACCTGGTCGAAGGAGCCTTTAAGAAAGCCTGCAAGCAGTCGCCGCCAATTTTCTACAGTCAGCAGGCGGTGAAGCGCGTCATCCTCGGTAACTACGAAGAGCATTTCGATCGCCTATCCACCATCGATTGGGTGATTGAAGCCGTGGTCGAAAACCTCGCCGTCAAGCAAGATCTATTTATGCGGGTCGAGCGCACCGTGGGGCCAACCACGGTGATTTCCACCAACACCAGCGGGCTGCTGATTCGCCAGGTGGCGGAGGGGCGATCCAAATCCTTCAAAAAACGATTTTTGGGCACTCACTTCTTCAACCCGCCCCGCTACCTGAAGCTGCTCGAACTCATCCCCACCGCCGATACTGACCCCGCCGTGGTTGAGCGCGTGGCCGCCTTTGGTCGAGACAGGCTGGGCAAAGGCATTGTCGTCGCCAAAGACACCCCCAACTTCATCGCCAACCGCATTGGCGTGTTTGTGTCGATGCTGGGTCTGCGATCGTTCATCCAGGGCGACTACACCATCGAAGAGATCGACACCCTCACCGGCACCCTGGTGGGCAGGCCCAAGTCGGCCACCTTCCGCACCGCTGACCTGGTGGGCCTCGACACCCTGCTCTACGTCGCCGACAACCTCTATCCCGCCATTGGCCACGACGAGCGGCGCGACCTGTTTCAGCCCCCCGAGCTGATGCGTAAGCTGGTGGCCACCGGCACTCTGGGGGCCAAGTCGGGCCAGGGCTTTTACAAAAAAGTAGACGGCGAAATTCGATCGCTGAATCCCCAGACCTTTGGCTACGACTCGCCTCGCCCCCTCAACCTGGGCAACCTCGACGGGCTGAAGAAACAGGATTTAGCGGAACGGCTGCGCCACCTGTATAGAGACCATGGTCGCGCCGGAGCCTTCTTCCGCCAGACCATGCTCGAAACCCTGGCCTACAGCGCCCACCGCATTCCCGAAATTGCCGACAGCCCCGCCGACATCGATCGCGCCATGGCCTGGGGCTTTGGCTGGGAGCTCGGCCCCTTCGCCATCTGGGATGCCCTCGGGTTTGACCGGGTGATTCAGGACATGACCCAGGCCGGGCTGACCCTGCCCCCCTGGGTAAAACGCATGCAGGAAACCGGGGCCACGGGCTTCTACAATGCCGACCCCGCCCTCACCGCCCCCTCCGTCTACGTCCCCGGCGAGTACTACGTACCTCTAGCAGTGCCCACCAACGAACTCCACCTCGCCGACCTCAAAGAACGGCCCACCCTCTGGCACAACAGCGAAGCCGCCCTGCTCGACGCGGGCGACGGCGTTGCTCTGTTCGAGTTTCGCTCTAAGGCCAACACCCTCAGTACCAAAGTGGTCGAGGGCTTAGACGCCGCTCTGGATTGGCTCGAAACCCACGACAACTACCACGGCATGGTGATCGGCAACGAAGGCCCCAACTTCTGCGTCGGCATCAACCTGGCCGAGGTCGGCAAAATCGCCCAGTGGGAAAACCTCAACCCCCTCAACCGCAACCATCGCACC contains these protein-coding regions:
- a CDS encoding long-chain fatty acid--CoA ligase, which codes for MTTPLLHSATHRTLPSLLKTDDRTPIAPDRTLNQWRNGRWQSFSTEALQRAVEELALGLETFGLKRGDRIALIMHSDVGFAIADLGTLLAGFVNVPIDLTQTIENILLILQEVEAPLLVVSNLDLLDQIRPYLWEVPTLKAVIVAEVAEKWGGGRVMEWGDEGEGGASLPTPSPDACLQIPHLLCEAQVQQPCPPVPMPQSLRVCSLAEVRRWGRQRWSAQAVQALEDAITPADLATVIYIASETKRPKGVMLSHGAIAANALAAFASYPHLQHGPDEVALLFLPLTHIFARVFLYGHLAWGHSIYFSDPNHLVKHLRRVRPTFVITVPRFLEKVHERILDHAHHLSRFDRRVLLWAIQLTARFDPNQPPQGLYRLQMQLAERLVFPKWRAVFGGRLKACICGGAALSGDLVKFFSAAGVPVYQGYGLTETSGVLTYTREGHNRPGTVGPPIPGVEVAIAPDQEILVRAPFLMQGYYRDPKASNAALTADGWLHTGDLGHLDADGFLTVTGVKKALFKLCTGKYVSPRPLEEELSASPLVAQAVTVGANRKFCAMVIVPELEPLRRQAQAWDLDTASPDWWHHPRITALYQSLIDSANCHLPYWATVRKFALVERSEELAAAVERLYGDGGGRGDREDGEGGGESCPVYARSLVGG
- a CDS encoding four helix bundle protein yields the protein MAESIAQRKSFEFALGIIALYKQLQVQREFVISKQLLRSGTSIGANVEEATAAQSRRDFLSKMAIASKEARETRYWLRLLKESNLADIELRAELGQIDELIRILTAIVKTTQTTS
- a CDS encoding 3-hydroxyacyl-CoA dehydrogenase/enoyl-CoA hydratase family protein → MQPPFRTAAVLGAGVMGTQIAAHLANAGLTVHLLELPAKEGNKNDLVEGAFKKACKQSPPIFYSQQAVKRVILGNYEEHFDRLSTIDWVIEAVVENLAVKQDLFMRVERTVGPTTVISTNTSGLLIRQVAEGRSKSFKKRFLGTHFFNPPRYLKLLELIPTADTDPAVVERVAAFGRDRLGKGIVVAKDTPNFIANRIGVFVSMLGLRSFIQGDYTIEEIDTLTGTLVGRPKSATFRTADLVGLDTLLYVADNLYPAIGHDERRDLFQPPELMRKLVATGTLGAKSGQGFYKKVDGEIRSLNPQTFGYDSPRPLNLGNLDGLKKQDLAERLRHLYRDHGRAGAFFRQTMLETLAYSAHRIPEIADSPADIDRAMAWGFGWELGPFAIWDALGFDRVIQDMTQAGLTLPPWVKRMQETGATGFYNADPALTAPSVYVPGEYYVPLAVPTNELHLADLKERPTLWHNSEAALLDAGDGVALFEFRSKANTLSTKVVEGLDAALDWLETHDNYHGMVIGNEGPNFCVGINLAEVGKIAQWENLNPLNRNHRTIAKLLHDVQTLVQRIYYFPKPVVAAIHGRALGGGCELAMACPHVVADAETYIGLVELGVGLIPAGGGLMRLARWAADRAISDEPADILPWLKQVFRTVGMAQVSNSAQEGIELGFLPATTQIVMNGDRRLYAAKQEVLCLHRMGYAPPPRQPIPVLGQPARAILDHMAYVMHAGSYISDYDRALAHRLAYVLTGGDLTVPAAVDESYLFNLERDNFLPLIDEPKTKERLLHMLKTKKPLRN